One Candidatus Micrarchaeia archaeon genomic region harbors:
- a CDS encoding TatD family hydrolase — translation MTLPIIDAHAHLDCYKHIEIKPGWLPVTVGYSHSSNIKNAAIAAQYKIPYVLGIAPQSAIKEGVEKLDSWVEEIKKHRPNAIGEIGLDFHWAKNPEDVKKEEIVFSRMLGLAEEMRLPIVIHSRDAESKVIDALKERKFSNGIMMHFFSGTLEEAEKALDLGALISFTPLHSKERKKIINSLELESIVVETDSPYVVRTFYDVERAIDYVAEVKSLDKGVVAARTARNAAGFFNI, via the coding sequence ATGACACTGCCCATAATAGACGCGCACGCGCACCTGGACTGCTACAAGCATATTGAGATAAAGCCAGGCTGGCTTCCGGTAACCGTTGGATATTCGCATTCTTCGAACATCAAAAACGCCGCGATAGCCGCGCAGTACAAAATCCCCTACGTGCTTGGAATCGCGCCCCAGAGCGCGATAAAGGAGGGCGTAGAGAAACTCGATTCGTGGGTGGAGGAGATAAAAAAGCACAGACCCAATGCGATAGGCGAGATAGGGCTCGATTTCCACTGGGCGAAAAATCCCGAAGATGTGAAAAAGGAGGAAATTGTTTTCAGCAGGATGCTCGGGCTTGCAGAGGAGATGAGGCTTCCGATAGTGATTCATTCGCGCGACGCCGAATCAAAAGTGATTGATGCGCTGAAGGAAAGGAAATTTTCGAACGGGATAATGATGCACTTCTTTTCAGGGACATTGGAAGAGGCCGAGAAAGCGCTGGACCTGGGCGCGCTCATCTCTTTCACGCCGCTCCATTCCAAGGAAAGAAAAAAGATTATAAACAGTTTGGAGCTAGAAAGTATAGTTGTTGAAACTGATTCGCCCTACGTTGTACGAACTTTTTACGATGTCGAGCGCGCGATAGATTACGTCGCGGAAGTCAAATCGCTGGACAAGGGGGTCGTGGCAGCCCGTACTGCCCGCAATGCGGCCGGATTTTTCAACATCTAG